In Oncorhynchus tshawytscha isolate Ot180627B linkage group LG06, Otsh_v2.0, whole genome shotgun sequence, the following are encoded in one genomic region:
- the LOC112253427 gene encoding otoraplin produces the protein MNHPLHFALLLLSLGFLCQTTTNAVLMDKLAYSKICADEECSYALSMAVALDDFTAPDCRFINIRKDQMIYVYSKLTPEEGTGVFWSGSVYSERYVDQMGILGYFPSNLVKETTKFKKDTDTVAIPTADVDFYCF, from the exons ATGAACCATCCACTGCATTTcgctctcctgctcctctctttgGGATTTCTGTGCCAGACCACCACCAATGCTGTTCTTATGGACAAACTGGCATACAGCAAAATCTGTGCAGATGAGGAATGCTCAT ATGCTCTCTCTATGGCCGTGGCTCTGGATGACTTCACCGCTCCTGACTGCAGATTCATCAACATCAGGAAGGACCAGATGATCTATGTGTACTCCAAACTCACACCAGAGGAGGGCACTGGAGTCTTCTGGTCTGGAAGT GTTTACAGTGAGCGTTATGTGGACCAGATGGGCATCCTTGGCTACTTCCCCAGCAACCTGGTGAAGGAGACTACCAAGTTTAAGAAGGATACTGATACTGTGGCGATCCCTACGGCC GACGTTGACTTCTACTGTTTCTGA